Proteins co-encoded in one Actinomadura luteofluorescens genomic window:
- a CDS encoding AAA family ATPase gives MALFGRSRSRPAKNAAARDLFERLRWRYFQVTPGLRFLGAVLLVALVLVATVLLDGPILGAAPFTVILLVVVHLTLRSPTGMAVVAVILAWLGLSVPLGGLYPDEGNPPYLNPSLLLALLALPVAFVAFRLRGYAPWRTTLLGLAAAGVATAACSHPLPEASVMPGWLAALAVLAYRWDRARRAVPAEAYETGWVQEQASPKGDAMAGTRKNSSGPEKRERTDKPSRPDRRGSGEDGAVGTAAQAAHDQRAAAQAADPGAAPERQAPPERRTESPDISVADALAELEHMIGLEPVKRQVRSIAASIEAAHMRAAAGVPTEKPMRHFVFVGPSGTGKTTVARVLAKIFYAFGLLPEPALVEAHRADLVGEFLGATAIKTNRLVDSALGGVLFIDEAYSLVNSAEGQPDRFGDEAVQTLLKRAEDDRDNLVIILAGYETQMAEFLDSNPGLASRFGTRVLFPSYRPSELLQIADYHTALRDDRLDVEARQRLAARFEEVERRGIVDDLGNGRFVRSLAEAAARARDVRVVEAVSSSGAPARPTAEDLVTVRAEDVETAFAEVTERFRGYAETPTLDEALGSLDAMIGLEPVKRQVREIAAQLQVARMRQEQGLVTRTPTRHFVFTGPPGTGKTTVARVLGSIFAAFGLLARPEVVEAQRADLVGEHLGATALKTNKIVDSALGGVLFVDEAYALSNSGYSGGDAFGAEAVQTLLKRAEDDRDRLVVILAGYDADMTRFLASNPGLASRFDVRVDFPSYGPDELLRIAQLMAEQGGDQWEERALDDLALVFQRACGTGRIDELGNGRFARSMYEKASACRALRAARLGSAATAADLTLLTTDDVRDAFAELSHRLA, from the coding sequence ATGGCTTTGTTCGGCAGGTCTCGCTCCCGCCCGGCGAAGAACGCCGCGGCGCGGGATCTTTTCGAGCGCCTGAGATGGCGCTACTTCCAGGTCACCCCCGGGCTGAGGTTCTTGGGGGCGGTCCTGCTCGTCGCGCTCGTGCTGGTGGCGACGGTTCTTCTGGACGGGCCGATCCTCGGCGCGGCCCCGTTCACGGTGATTCTGCTGGTGGTCGTCCACCTGACGTTGCGCTCGCCCACAGGCATGGCCGTCGTCGCGGTCATCCTGGCCTGGCTGGGCCTATCGGTGCCTCTGGGCGGGCTCTACCCGGACGAAGGAAACCCGCCCTATCTGAACCCGTCACTGCTTCTCGCACTGCTCGCCCTGCCCGTCGCATTCGTTGCCTTCCGCCTGCGGGGTTATGCGCCGTGGCGTACGACGCTCCTGGGATTGGCTGCCGCGGGCGTAGCGACGGCGGCGTGCTCCCATCCGCTGCCGGAGGCCAGTGTTATGCCGGGCTGGCTGGCGGCACTGGCCGTTCTCGCCTACCGCTGGGATCGGGCAAGGCGAGCCGTTCCTGCGGAGGCTTATGAAACGGGTTGGGTGCAGGAACAGGCGAGCCCGAAGGGGGACGCCATGGCAGGGACGCGTAAGAACTCGTCTGGCCCGGAAAAGCGTGAACGGACGGACAAGCCGAGCCGGCCAGACCGGCGCGGTTCTGGAGAGGACGGAGCCGTCGGCACTGCCGCGCAGGCGGCCCACGACCAGCGCGCCGCGGCGCAGGCCGCCGATCCCGGAGCCGCCCCGGAGCGCCAGGCGCCGCCCGAGCGCCGCACCGAGTCACCGGACATCTCCGTGGCGGACGCGCTCGCGGAGCTGGAGCACATGATCGGGCTGGAGCCGGTCAAGCGGCAGGTCCGCTCCATCGCCGCGTCCATCGAGGCCGCGCACATGCGCGCCGCCGCCGGGGTGCCCACCGAGAAGCCCATGCGGCATTTCGTGTTCGTCGGGCCGTCCGGCACGGGCAAGACCACCGTCGCCCGCGTGCTGGCCAAGATTTTCTACGCGTTCGGGCTGCTGCCCGAACCGGCCCTGGTCGAGGCCCACCGCGCGGATCTCGTCGGTGAGTTCCTGGGGGCGACGGCCATCAAGACCAACCGGCTCGTCGACTCGGCCTTGGGCGGTGTCCTTTTCATCGACGAGGCGTACAGCCTGGTCAACTCGGCGGAGGGGCAACCCGACCGGTTCGGCGACGAGGCCGTCCAGACGTTGCTCAAGCGGGCCGAGGACGACCGTGACAACCTCGTCATCATCCTGGCCGGGTACGAGACCCAGATGGCGGAGTTCCTCGACTCCAACCCTGGGCTCGCCTCCCGGTTCGGCACGCGCGTGCTCTTCCCGTCCTACCGCCCCTCTGAGCTGTTGCAGATCGCCGACTACCACACCGCCCTGCGCGATGACCGGCTCGACGTGGAGGCCCGCCAACGGCTCGCCGCGCGCTTCGAAGAGGTCGAGCGGCGCGGCATCGTCGACGACCTCGGCAACGGCCGGTTCGTCAGGTCGCTGGCCGAGGCTGCGGCTCGCGCGCGGGACGTGCGCGTGGTCGAAGCCGTCTCGTCGTCGGGCGCACCGGCCAGGCCCACCGCCGAAGACCTGGTCACCGTGCGCGCCGAGGACGTGGAGACCGCCTTCGCCGAGGTCACCGAGCGGTTCCGCGGCTACGCCGAGACCCCGACCCTGGACGAGGCGCTCGGCTCCCTCGACGCGATGATCGGGCTGGAGCCGGTGAAGCGGCAGGTCCGCGAGATCGCCGCCCAGTTGCAGGTGGCCCGGATGCGGCAGGAGCAGGGCCTGGTCACCCGCACTCCGACCCGCCATTTCGTGTTCACGGGACCGCCGGGCACCGGCAAGACCACCGTCGCGCGGGTCCTCGGCAGCATCTTCGCCGCGTTCGGGCTGCTCGCGCGCCCGGAGGTGGTCGAGGCCCAGCGCGCCGACCTCGTCGGCGAGCACCTGGGCGCGACGGCGTTGAAGACGAACAAGATCGTGGACTCCGCGCTCGGGGGCGTCCTGTTCGTCGACGAGGCGTACGCGCTGAGCAACTCCGGCTACTCGGGCGGTGACGCGTTCGGGGCGGAGGCGGTGCAGACGCTGCTCAAGCGGGCCGAGGACGACCGCGACCGCCTCGTCGTCATTCTCGCCGGATACGACGCCGACATGACCCGGTTCCTGGCCTCCAACCCTGGGCTCGCCTCCCGGTTCGACGTGCGCGTGGACTTCCCGTCCTACGGCCCGGACGAACTGCTCCGCATCGCCCAGCTCATGGCCGAGCAAGGCGGCGACCAGTGGGAGGAGCGCGCCCTGGACGACCTGGCCCTCGTGTTCCAGCGCGCATGCGGAACGGGCCGGATCGACGAGTTGGGCAACGGTCGCTTCGCCCGCTCCATGTACGAGAAGGCGAGCGCGTGCCGGGCGCTTCGAGCGGCCCGGCTCGGGTCCGCGGCGACCGCCGCCGACCTGACGCTCCTCACCACCGACGACGTCCGGGACGCCTTCGCCGAACTGTCCCACCGTCTCGCCTGA
- a CDS encoding endonuclease has protein sequence MDAVVKKLLRESGGTFAEEAGITLKDQPGALFKLLVLANLLSARISSDIALAAARELFEAGGGTARGMARLTWQERVDALGRGHYVRYDESTASRLGDVAELVEDRYKGDLRRLAIEAGRDPQKAAKLLREFPGIGPTGVDIFCREAQVIWPWLRPYVDDQVKKGAERLGLPSDAENLASQVPEKDLARLTAALVRVARDKKFADHLKAA, from the coding sequence ATGGATGCCGTCGTCAAGAAGCTGCTGCGGGAGTCCGGCGGGACGTTCGCCGAGGAGGCCGGCATAACCCTCAAAGACCAGCCCGGCGCACTGTTCAAACTGCTCGTCCTGGCCAACCTGCTGAGCGCCCGCATCTCCTCGGACATCGCCCTCGCCGCCGCCCGCGAACTGTTCGAGGCAGGGGGCGGCACGGCGCGCGGCATGGCCAGGCTCACCTGGCAGGAACGCGTCGACGCGCTCGGCCGGGGCCACTACGTCCGCTACGACGAGAGCACCGCGTCCCGCCTGGGCGATGTGGCGGAACTCGTCGAGGACAGGTACAAGGGCGACCTGAGGCGGCTCGCCATCGAAGCCGGACGCGACCCCCAGAAGGCGGCGAAGCTGCTGCGGGAGTTCCCCGGCATCGGCCCCACCGGAGTGGACATCTTCTGCCGCGAGGCGCAGGTCATCTGGCCATGGCTCCGCCCCTACGTCGACGACCAGGTGAAGAAGGGAGCCGAGCGGCTCGGCCTGCCCAGCGACGCCGAGAACCTCGCTTCGCAGGTCCCGGAGAAGGACCTGGCACGGCTCACCGCGGCGCTCGTCAGAGTCGCCCGGGACAAGAAGTTCGCCGACCATCTGAAAGCCGCGTGA
- a CDS encoding histidine phosphatase family protein codes for MPSVDERDEPTEYRQTPYKAPDGATEVLLIRHGASAPARPDRPFPLVDGHGDPELAPEGRDQAERVGERLADEPLDAIYVTPLRRTSQTAAPLARRLGLEPRVEPGLREVHLGEWEGGLFRKMVAENDPVAQRMFAEERWDVIPGAEKNEAFAARVEEGLVRLAAAHAGGRIAVFTHGGVIAQALAAATGSRPFAFLGADNGSISRLVRLGGLSSLRGFNDVSHLGWSVPAPLT; via the coding sequence GTGCCCAGCGTGGACGAGCGGGATGAGCCGACCGAGTATCGGCAGACGCCGTACAAGGCGCCGGACGGCGCCACCGAAGTCCTTCTCATCAGGCACGGCGCTTCCGCACCGGCACGCCCCGACCGGCCTTTCCCACTGGTGGACGGCCACGGCGACCCCGAACTCGCGCCCGAAGGACGGGATCAGGCCGAGCGGGTCGGCGAGCGGCTCGCGGACGAGCCCTTGGACGCCATCTACGTGACGCCTCTGCGCCGTACGTCGCAAACTGCGGCGCCGCTGGCCCGCCGCCTCGGCCTGGAGCCACGGGTCGAGCCGGGCCTGCGCGAAGTTCACCTCGGCGAGTGGGAGGGCGGCCTCTTCCGCAAGATGGTCGCCGAGAACGACCCGGTGGCGCAGCGGATGTTCGCCGAGGAACGTTGGGACGTCATCCCAGGGGCGGAGAAGAACGAGGCTTTCGCCGCGCGCGTCGAGGAGGGGCTCGTCCGGCTTGCGGCGGCCCATGCGGGTGGCCGGATCGCCGTGTTCACCCACGGCGGGGTGATCGCCCAGGCCCTCGCGGCCGCCACGGGCTCCAGGCCGTTCGCGTTCCTCGGCGCGGACAACGGCTCGATCTCACGGCTGGTGAGGCTCGGTGGCCTGTCGTCGCTCCGTGGCTTCAACGATGTCTCCCACCTGGGCTGGTCCGTTCCCGCGCCGCTGACCTGA
- a CDS encoding TetR/AcrR family transcriptional regulator, whose protein sequence is MSGTRSAVDRLLDDGTGRRPRADARRNVERLVVAAREAAVEIGGEVTAHEIARRAGVGVGTFYRRVSTLETLLEAVLAEVLGEIVAKGDEGLAAPDPWEGFCDFAASYTRLRNELCDINYALGGGIDHARAELRERIRLLVERAQGAGAMRVDITWQDVAFLLVSVSTGDHTVGLQASDQQWDRNLRIVLDGLRTPEPAPLPGAPPTDSSG, encoded by the coding sequence ATGAGCGGTACCAGGAGCGCCGTGGACCGGCTGCTGGACGACGGCACGGGCCGCCGCCCGCGGGCCGACGCCCGGCGCAACGTGGAGCGTCTCGTCGTGGCGGCGCGCGAGGCCGCCGTCGAGATCGGCGGCGAGGTCACGGCCCATGAGATCGCGCGCCGCGCCGGGGTGGGCGTCGGCACGTTCTACCGCCGCGTCAGCACGCTGGAGACGCTGCTCGAAGCCGTCCTCGCCGAGGTGCTCGGCGAGATCGTGGCCAAGGGCGACGAGGGGCTCGCCGCTCCCGACCCCTGGGAGGGCTTCTGCGACTTCGCGGCGTCCTACACCCGGCTTCGCAACGAACTGTGCGACATCAACTACGCGCTGGGCGGTGGCATCGACCACGCGCGCGCGGAACTGCGCGAGCGCATCCGCCTTCTCGTGGAGCGGGCCCAGGGCGCCGGTGCCATGCGCGTGGACATCACGTGGCAGGACGTCGCGTTCCTGTTGGTGTCGGTCTCCACAGGCGACCACACGGTGGGCCTTCAGGCGAGTGACCAGCAGTGGGACCGCAATCTGCGCATCGTCCTGGACGGCCTGCGCACGCCCGAGCCCGCGCCGCTGCCAGGTGCGCCGCCCACAGACTCGTCCGGGTGA
- a CDS encoding ribonuclease HII, which yields MARAAGYEIEEELRAAPSGSGHPVVIAGVDEVGRGAWAGPVVVCAAVTDLSPPPVLPGRGKKTIALTDSKLLTHAHRDAFAEILPGWLAGHAIGASSPEEIDELGMTAALRRAAVRALEALPVQPDVVILDGKHDFLSRPWRVRCEVKADQRSVTVAAASVLAKVHRDRLMADLGDDFPGYGFADSAGYPSPVHQKALEEQGPTPHHRLSWSYLDDLPRWRHMKKHRDPLAGEGQLSLL from the coding sequence GTGGCGCGTGCCGCGGGCTACGAGATCGAGGAGGAGCTGCGGGCCGCGCCGTCCGGGAGCGGCCACCCGGTCGTGATCGCGGGAGTGGACGAGGTCGGGCGCGGCGCATGGGCCGGCCCCGTCGTGGTGTGTGCGGCCGTGACGGACCTGAGCCCGCCGCCGGTCCTGCCCGGTCGCGGCAAGAAGACGATCGCGCTGACCGACTCCAAGCTCCTCACGCATGCGCATCGAGACGCGTTCGCAGAAATCCTTCCCGGCTGGCTGGCCGGGCACGCCATCGGCGCGTCCAGCCCCGAAGAGATCGACGAGCTGGGCATGACCGCGGCGCTCAGGCGCGCCGCCGTCCGCGCGTTGGAGGCGCTGCCCGTCCAGCCAGATGTGGTCATCCTCGACGGCAAGCACGATTTCCTCAGCCGTCCCTGGCGCGTGCGGTGCGAGGTCAAGGCGGACCAGAGGTCCGTCACCGTCGCTGCCGCGTCCGTCTTGGCGAAGGTGCATCGGGACCGCCTCATGGCAGATCTGGGCGACGATTTCCCCGGCTACGGGTTCGCCGACAGTGCCGGATACCCCTCGCCCGTCCATCAGAAGGCATTGGAGGAGCAGGGGCCCACCCCGCACCACAGGCTGTCGTGGTCGTACCTTGACGACCTTCCACGCTGGCGGCACATGAAGAAGCACCGCGACCCGCTCGCCGGTGAAGGACAGCTCAGCCTGCTGTGA
- a CDS encoding MFS transporter, whose amino-acid sequence MPSGHGGSPAMKITALAAGFVMASVDATVMQIAGATVQERLHAPLSRLTWAVDGYVLTFAALLMLAGGLAGRLGARRVYLAGMAVFLAASLAAALAPAIEVLIAARLVQGAGAALFMPSSLALLVDAFPDPRRRTRVLGLWSAIVSSSIALGPTVGGVLVSTLGWRAIFLINVPLAIAGMALARRHIAPVPGRPAPLALPGHAALAAGLGALSFALIEGPHRGWTSLPVLAAIAVVLGVAALLPLREHRARTTVMPWALFRKPRFTGANAVGFLFNAAFFGTLFLVGLYFQHGTGAGPLRAGLMVLPMTVFLPLSNLAFAHLSGRVNSGLLLTVSLLAAAAASFALTTITPSSPYWTTAAALAATGIAGGIVSPAMTAAMVEASGPGNGNVAGSVLNTGRQIGTLIGIALIGAVLGASTDWTTAATIAFSLVGAAYLTAALAAWRLIARPERTGRPAPHPIPEPAPCSHTRTA is encoded by the coding sequence ATGCCATCCGGACACGGCGGCTCCCCCGCCATGAAGATCACCGCGCTCGCCGCGGGCTTCGTGATGGCGAGCGTGGACGCCACGGTCATGCAGATCGCCGGGGCGACCGTCCAGGAGCGCCTGCACGCCCCGCTGAGCCGCCTCACCTGGGCCGTCGACGGCTACGTGCTGACGTTCGCGGCCCTGCTGATGCTGGCGGGCGGTCTCGCCGGGCGGCTCGGGGCCCGGCGGGTCTACCTGGCGGGCATGGCGGTGTTCCTCGCCGCCTCGCTGGCGGCCGCGCTCGCCCCCGCGATCGAGGTCCTCATCGCGGCCCGGCTCGTCCAGGGCGCGGGAGCCGCGCTGTTCATGCCGAGCTCGCTGGCGCTGCTGGTCGACGCGTTCCCAGACCCGCGGCGCCGCACGCGCGTGCTCGGCCTGTGGTCGGCGATCGTGTCGTCCTCCATCGCGCTCGGCCCGACGGTCGGCGGCGTCCTGGTGAGCACGCTCGGCTGGCGCGCCATCTTCCTGATCAACGTGCCGCTAGCGATCGCGGGCATGGCCCTGGCCCGCCGCCACATCGCCCCCGTCCCGGGCCGTCCCGCCCCGCTCGCCCTCCCCGGCCACGCCGCACTGGCCGCCGGGCTCGGCGCCCTGAGCTTCGCGCTGATCGAGGGTCCGCACCGCGGCTGGACCTCCCTCCCGGTCCTCGCCGCGATCGCCGTGGTGCTGGGCGTCGCCGCCCTCCTTCCCCTGCGAGAGCACCGCGCCCGCACCACCGTGATGCCGTGGGCGCTGTTCCGCAAACCGCGCTTCACCGGCGCCAACGCCGTGGGCTTCCTGTTCAACGCCGCCTTCTTCGGCACGCTTTTCCTGGTCGGCCTGTACTTCCAGCACGGCACGGGCGCCGGCCCGCTCCGGGCGGGTCTGATGGTCCTCCCGATGACCGTCTTCCTACCCTTGAGCAACCTGGCCTTCGCGCACCTGTCCGGGCGCGTCAACTCCGGGCTCCTGCTGACCGTCTCCCTCCTCGCCGCGGCCGCGGCCTCGTTCGCACTGACCACGATCACCCCGTCCAGCCCCTACTGGACGACCGCCGCGGCCCTGGCGGCGACCGGCATCGCGGGCGGCATCGTCTCTCCTGCCATGACGGCGGCCATGGTCGAGGCCTCAGGCCCCGGAAACGGCAACGTCGCCGGCTCCGTCCTTAACACGGGCCGCCAGATAGGCACGCTCATCGGCATCGCGCTCATCGGCGCCGTCCTGGGCGCGTCCACCGACTGGACGACCGCCGCGACCATCGCGTTCTCACTGGTCGGAGCCGCCTACCTCACCGCGGCCCTGGCAGCCTGGCGCCTCATAGCCCGTCCAGAACGGACCGGCAGACCCGCACCACACCCCATTCCAGAACCCGCGCCTTGCTCTCACACCCGGACCGCCTGA
- a CDS encoding TerD family protein: MSMQKGANTAVPVPSVRVELGWQGGPGVPDADASALLVAETGRVRSDDDFVFYNQPVHGSGAVRHEGKQQGPTVLDVLAVDLNRVEPAIDKIVIAASSDGGKFSQFRGLYVRVVDAAAGTEVARFESQGATTETAYVLGELYRRQGAWKFRAIGQGYDSGLAGLATDFGISVDDPGQAAPPAPPQPQATPPAPPQPQTPPPPPAPQEQYAPPGGQYTPPPPPPGGQYAPPPPPPGGQYAPPPGQYPPPPGQYTPPPPPGQYQPPADQYAPPAGQYPPPPGGQYAPPPPAGATPPQQQGGKISLTKNAPSVSLTKHGATGGHMRVNLNWTAREGAAKGLLGKRRRGVDLDLDLCCLWELKDGRKGIIHALGDMGALDRPPFIKLDKDDRTGAIESGENLHINLDHTADFKRILVFAEIYDGADDFRGMNAVATLYPVGAPPIEMHMNDCMDASRDAVLALIENVNGELVVRREGRYVMPPPGRPRWGKMTVDQAYGWNLEWVASRGKD; the protein is encoded by the coding sequence ATGTCGATGCAGAAGGGCGCCAACACGGCGGTTCCGGTTCCTTCGGTGCGGGTCGAGCTCGGCTGGCAGGGCGGCCCCGGGGTACCCGACGCGGACGCCTCGGCGCTCCTGGTGGCGGAGACCGGCCGGGTCCGGTCGGACGACGACTTCGTCTTCTACAACCAGCCGGTGCACGGTTCGGGCGCGGTCAGGCACGAGGGCAAGCAGCAGGGGCCGACCGTCCTCGACGTCCTGGCGGTCGACCTGAACCGGGTCGAGCCCGCCATCGACAAGATCGTCATCGCGGCGTCCTCGGACGGTGGGAAGTTCTCCCAGTTCCGGGGGCTCTACGTGCGCGTGGTGGACGCCGCGGCCGGGACGGAGGTCGCCCGGTTCGAGAGCCAGGGCGCCACCACCGAGACGGCGTACGTGCTCGGCGAGCTCTACCGCAGGCAGGGCGCGTGGAAGTTCCGCGCGATCGGCCAGGGCTACGACTCCGGGCTCGCCGGGCTGGCCACCGACTTCGGTATCAGCGTCGACGACCCGGGCCAGGCGGCGCCGCCCGCGCCCCCGCAGCCTCAGGCCACGCCGCCCGCGCCTCCGCAGCCGCAGACCCCGCCCCCGCCTCCCGCGCCGCAGGAGCAGTACGCGCCTCCCGGCGGCCAGTACACGCCTCCGCCGCCGCCCCCTGGAGGGCAGTACGCGCCCCCGCCGCCGCCTCCCGGCGGGCAGTACGCGCCTCCTCCCGGGCAGTATCCGCCCCCGCCCGGGCAGTACACGCCTCCGCCGCCTCCTGGCCAGTACCAGCCTCCGGCGGACCAGTACGCCCCTCCGGCCGGCCAGTACCCGCCGCCTCCTGGCGGGCAGTACGCGCCCCCGCCTCCGGCCGGGGCCACCCCGCCGCAGCAGCAGGGCGGCAAGATCTCCCTGACGAAGAACGCGCCGTCGGTGTCGCTCACCAAGCACGGAGCGACCGGCGGCCACATGCGCGTCAACCTCAACTGGACGGCGCGCGAGGGCGCCGCCAAGGGGCTCCTCGGCAAGCGCCGCCGCGGCGTCGACCTCGACCTAGACCTGTGCTGCCTGTGGGAGCTCAAGGACGGCCGGAAGGGCATCATCCACGCTCTCGGCGACATGGGCGCGTTGGACCGTCCGCCCTTCATCAAGCTCGACAAGGACGACCGCACGGGCGCGATCGAGTCGGGGGAGAACCTCCACATCAACCTCGACCACACGGCGGACTTCAAGCGGATCCTGGTGTTCGCCGAGATCTATGACGGCGCGGACGACTTCCGGGGCATGAACGCGGTCGCCACGCTGTACCCGGTGGGCGCGCCGCCGATCGAGATGCACATGAACGACTGCATGGACGCCTCCCGTGACGCGGTCCTGGCGCTCATCGAGAACGTGAACGGGGAACTGGTCGTCCGCCGTGAGGGCCGGTACGTCATGCCGCCGCCCGGCCGTCCTCGCTGGGGCAAGATGACGGTCGACCAGGCGTACGGCTGGAATCTGGAGTGGGTCGCCTCGCGCGGTAAGGACTGA
- a CDS encoding 5-oxoprolinase subunit C family protein encodes MIEVVRPGPLATVQDLGRPGRAHLGVPRSGAADQRAFRLANRLVGNPEGAAGVEVTFGGAALRFHVRAWISVTGAPVTLRIDGRPHGMNAPCSVSSGAVVELDTPASGLRSYVAVRGGIAVDEVLGSRSTDLLSGLGPAPLAPGDRLPIGSAAGLRHINVDVVPVAAMPETPILQILPGPRDDWFAHDALATLTSTPYEVTPDSNRVGVRLNGPPLVRARDGELGSEGMVIGSLQVPPSGLPIIFLADHPTTGGYPVVAVLASAAVAEAAQLRPGQKLRFRV; translated from the coding sequence TTGATCGAGGTCGTGCGGCCCGGGCCGCTGGCGACCGTCCAGGATCTCGGCAGGCCCGGTCGCGCGCATCTCGGCGTCCCCCGGTCCGGTGCCGCAGACCAGCGGGCGTTCCGGCTGGCCAACCGCCTCGTGGGCAATCCGGAAGGCGCGGCGGGCGTGGAGGTCACCTTCGGTGGGGCGGCCCTGCGCTTCCACGTGCGCGCCTGGATCTCGGTGACCGGCGCTCCGGTGACGCTGCGCATCGACGGTCGCCCTCACGGGATGAACGCGCCCTGCTCCGTGTCGTCCGGTGCCGTCGTCGAACTGGACACGCCCGCGTCCGGGCTTCGCAGCTACGTCGCCGTGCGAGGCGGTATCGCCGTTGACGAAGTGCTGGGCAGCCGGTCGACCGACCTGCTGTCCGGCCTCGGGCCGGCGCCGCTCGCGCCTGGCGACCGTCTGCCGATCGGCTCTGCCGCGGGGCTCCGGCACATCAATGTGGACGTGGTGCCTGTGGCGGCCATGCCGGAGACCCCGATCCTGCAAATCCTGCCCGGACCGCGCGACGACTGGTTCGCCCACGACGCGCTGGCCACGCTCACGTCCACGCCCTACGAGGTGACGCCGGACAGCAATCGCGTGGGCGTGCGACTGAACGGTCCGCCCCTCGTGCGTGCGCGCGACGGCGAACTCGGCAGCGAGGGCATGGTCATCGGTTCTCTCCAGGTGCCGCCCAGCGGGCTGCCCATCATCTTCCTGGCCGACCATCCGACCACCGGCGGCTATCCGGTGGTCGCCGTGCTCGCCTCGGCCGCCGTGGCCGAGGCCGCCCAGTTGCGCCCCGGGCAGAAGCTCCGCTTCCGGGTGTAG
- a CDS encoding nitroreductase family protein — protein MSTQPQYPVVPAPRFDVPPEQSVERVQSFADTMTLRRTVRDFSDRPVPREVIEHAIRAAATAPSGANLQPWRFVVVTDPERKRLLRDAAEREEREFYERRASQEWLDALAPLGTDWRKPFLEDAPAVIIVFEVHKGPETPRPYYVKESVGIAVGFLLAALHQAGLATLTHTPSPMRFLNEVCERPQEERAYVVIPVGYPADDAMVPDITRKKVDEVVVWT, from the coding sequence ATGAGCACCCAGCCGCAGTACCCCGTCGTGCCGGCGCCCCGTTTCGACGTCCCGCCAGAGCAGTCGGTGGAGCGCGTCCAGTCGTTCGCCGACACGATGACGCTGCGCCGCACCGTTCGGGACTTCTCGGATCGTCCGGTGCCGCGCGAGGTCATCGAGCACGCGATCCGGGCCGCGGCGACGGCGCCCAGCGGCGCGAACCTTCAGCCGTGGCGTTTCGTGGTGGTGACCGACCCGGAGCGCAAGAGACTGCTCAGGGACGCGGCCGAGCGGGAGGAGCGGGAGTTCTACGAACGGCGCGCCTCGCAGGAGTGGCTGGATGCGCTGGCTCCGCTGGGCACTGACTGGCGCAAACCCTTTCTTGAGGACGCCCCGGCGGTCATCATCGTCTTCGAGGTGCACAAGGGCCCTGAGACTCCGCGTCCGTACTACGTGAAGGAGTCGGTGGGTATCGCGGTGGGGTTTCTGTTGGCAGCTCTCCACCAGGCGGGCTTGGCGACCCTTACGCACACCCCGAGCCCGATGCGCTTCTTGAACGAGGTGTGCGAGCGTCCGCAGGAGGAACGCGCCTACGTCGTGATTCCCGTCGGCTACCCAGCGGACGACGCGATGGTGCCCGACATCACCCGCAAGAAGGTGGACGAGGTCGTCGTCTGGACGTGA
- a CDS encoding winged helix DNA-binding domain-containing protein has protein sequence MASVTWKQVLAWRMRRQFVEQAGDVSALEIARRLAGVQAQVASAAEFAIAVRRRAPVSGEVTRALLDERTLVKTWAARGTLHLLPADEAAAHLMLCSSIRNWEKGAWQRTFGATPADLEAIAAAADGALSDGAALTREELTRAVVDETGSRHLAEVLGSGWGTLLKPLAWWGVLCYGPPQGTKVTFTSPARWLPGWTGLPSMEDAARTVIRAYLGAHGPATPDMFDNWLMRKQSRKKDVRAWFAAVEEGLATVEVEGVPMYVLEEHRDELLDTAPTTSVRLLGGFDQYILGAGTGSTYLVPAEHKAQVSRAAGWISPVVLYEGRVAGVWEAADDDVTVTPFVDIPAAPLKEELDRLAPLLG, from the coding sequence ATGGCCTCGGTGACGTGGAAGCAGGTCCTCGCCTGGCGGATGCGGCGGCAGTTCGTCGAGCAGGCGGGGGACGTGTCCGCCCTGGAAATCGCGCGGAGACTGGCGGGCGTGCAGGCGCAGGTGGCGTCCGCCGCCGAGTTCGCCATCGCGGTACGCCGGCGGGCGCCCGTCTCCGGCGAGGTGACACGGGCCCTGCTGGACGAACGGACGCTCGTCAAGACCTGGGCCGCGCGCGGCACCCTGCATCTCCTGCCCGCCGACGAGGCCGCCGCCCACCTCATGCTGTGCTCGTCCATCCGCAACTGGGAGAAGGGGGCCTGGCAGAGGACCTTCGGTGCCACACCCGCCGACCTCGAAGCGATCGCCGCCGCCGCCGACGGAGCGCTGTCGGACGGAGCGGCGCTCACCCGCGAGGAGCTCACCCGGGCCGTCGTGGACGAGACGGGCTCGCGGCATCTGGCCGAGGTGCTCGGGTCCGGTTGGGGCACGCTGCTCAAGCCGCTGGCCTGGTGGGGAGTGCTCTGCTACGGGCCGCCACAGGGCACCAAAGTCACTTTCACGTCACCGGCGCGATGGCTCCCGGGCTGGACGGGCCTTCCCTCCATGGAGGACGCCGCCCGCACCGTGATCCGCGCTTATCTGGGCGCCCATGGGCCCGCTACCCCTGACATGTTCGACAACTGGCTGATGCGTAAGCAGAGCAGGAAGAAGGACGTCCGGGCCTGGTTCGCGGCCGTCGAGGAAGGGTTGGCCACCGTTGAGGTCGAAGGTGTCCCCATGTACGTCCTGGAAGAGCACAGGGACGAACTCCTCGATACCGCGCCCACCACGTCCGTCCGGCTGCTCGGTGGGTTCGACCAGTACATCCTTGGTGCCGGGACGGGCTCGACCTACCTGGTGCCCGCCGAGCACAAGGCTCAGGTGAGCCGGGCAGCGGGATGGATTTCTCCAGTTGTCCTGTATGAAGGGCGGGTCGCAGGTGTCTGGGAAGCCGCAGACGACGACGTGACCGTGACTCCGTTCGTGGACATCCCCGCCGCGCCCCTCAAAGAGGAACTGGACCGTCTGGCCCCGTTGCTTGGCTGA